Below is a genomic region from Dechloromonas denitrificans.
AACGGCAAACCGCTGGTTGAACACGTCGCAGCTCGCCTGGGACCACAGGTGCAGACCTTACTAATCAATGCCAATCGCAGCCAGGACGATTACGCTCCCCTGGGCTATCGCCTGATCGAAGATGCCCTGCCCGATTTCCCCGGGCCGCTTACCGGTCTGCATGCGGCACTCGGCGTGACCGAGACGCCTTTCGTCATCACTGCGCCCTGCGACTCTCCCTATCTGCCGCTGGATCTGGTGGCTCGCCTGTACACCGCCTTGCAACAAAATGACAGCAAAGTGGCAATTGCCACCGCCGGAGGACGCCAGCACCCGGTTTTCTGTCTGTGTCACCGCGACCGCTTCGATGCGCTTGACCATTTCCTGCGCAATGGCGGCCGCAAAGTCATGCATTGGTGTGCGGAAAACCAGGCCGTCGAAGTCGACTTCCCCGAGCAGATCGACGCTTTCCGGAATTTCAATACACTCAATGACTTGAAAGCGCCCTGAGACATCTCCTTATTGTGGAAAACCACTATTGCAGCGCAGCATCAAACGACTATCCTCGCGCCCGGCAAACCACAAAATATTGTTTCAGGAGAACCGCAGTGAACGTCAAGATCCATTACCGGATTACCCAGGACCGCGCCGGCATTCCGCAGGATTTCACCGGCGCCCGCCGCTTCGCCGCTTGCGAAGGCCAGGCTATCGAAGATATGGCCCGTACCGAACTGGCTGCTGACTACCAGATCCCGACCAGTGCGGTCGAGATCTGCCGCATCGAGCACTGAACA
It encodes:
- the mobA gene encoding molybdenum cofactor guanylyltransferase MobA encodes the protein MPRQQITGVILAGGLARRMGGVDKGRQLLNGKPLVEHVAARLGPQVQTLLINANRSQDDYAPLGYRLIEDALPDFPGPLTGLHAALGVTETPFVITAPCDSPYLPLDLVARLYTALQQNDSKVAIATAGGRQHPVFCLCHRDRFDALDHFLRNGGRKVMHWCAENQAVEVDFPEQIDAFRNFNTLNDLKAP